The following proteins come from a genomic window of Sorghum bicolor cultivar BTx623 chromosome 3, Sorghum_bicolor_NCBIv3, whole genome shotgun sequence:
- the LOC8074117 gene encoding uncharacterized protein LOC8074117 isoform X1 yields the protein MALLLSSLEALGRRRNVAGPLLLLNLALYVSMLGFASWALNTFVDHDIAGADHEKEYYPPADDACMCMGTPAGAAPRSAGDEATLHFIQFALLAAVLGTAAKAAAAFHARASWRPQGLAAAAALATVAWAATALALGLACKEMRAAAAARGWRMRALEALTATLAVTQLAYVLMLHRAAADSDSDVDADTHAYAAAGDDQCEPGCSTATEGDDVDCQDQDAQQQQHGRHHHHHHRQGGGGPSCNVM from the exons ATGGCGTTGTTGCTGTCGTCGCTGGAGGCTTTGGGGCGGAGGAGGAACGTGGCCGgtccgctgctgctgctcaacCTCGCCCTCTACGTCTCCATGTTGGGGTTCGCGAGCTGGGCGCTCAACACCTTCGTCGACCACGACATAGCCGGCGCCGACCACGAAAAGGAATACTACCCACCTGCAG ACGACGCGTGCATGTGCATGGGCACGCCTGCAGGAGcggcgccgcgcagcgccggcgACGAGGCGACGCTCCACTTCATCCAGTTCGCGCTGCTGGCCGCCGTGCTAGGAACCGCAGCCAAGGCCGCGGCGGCGTTCCACGCGCGCGCGTCGTGGCGCCCGCAGGGCCTCGCGGCCGCCGCGGCCCTGGCCACCGTCGCGTGGGCGGCCACCGCGCTCGCGCTCGGTCTCGCGTGCAAGGAGATGcgggccgccgcggcggcgcgcggGTGGCGGATGCGCGCGCTCGAGGCGCTCACCGCGACGCTGGCCGTCACGCAGCTCGCGTACGTGCTCATGCTgcaccgcgccgccgccgactccgactccgacgtcGACGCCGACACCCACGCCTACGCTGCCGCTGGCGACGACCAGTGCGAGCCTGGCTGCTCCACCGCTACCGAGGGCGACGACGTCGACTGCCAGGACCAggacgcgcagcagcagcaacatggccgccaccaccaccaccaccacaggcAGGGCGGCGGCGGGCCCTCGTGCAATGTCATGTGA
- the LOC8074117 gene encoding uncharacterized protein LOC8074117 isoform X2, which translates to MALLLSSLEALGRRRNVAGPLLLLNLALYVSMLGFASWALNTFVDHDIAGADHEKEYYPPAGAAPRSAGDEATLHFIQFALLAAVLGTAAKAAAAFHARASWRPQGLAAAAALATVAWAATALALGLACKEMRAAAAARGWRMRALEALTATLAVTQLAYVLMLHRAAADSDSDVDADTHAYAAAGDDQCEPGCSTATEGDDVDCQDQDAQQQQHGRHHHHHHRQGGGGPSCNVM; encoded by the exons ATGGCGTTGTTGCTGTCGTCGCTGGAGGCTTTGGGGCGGAGGAGGAACGTGGCCGgtccgctgctgctgctcaacCTCGCCCTCTACGTCTCCATGTTGGGGTTCGCGAGCTGGGCGCTCAACACCTTCGTCGACCACGACATAGCCGGCGCCGACCACGAAAAGGAATACTACCCACCTGCAG GAGcggcgccgcgcagcgccggcgACGAGGCGACGCTCCACTTCATCCAGTTCGCGCTGCTGGCCGCCGTGCTAGGAACCGCAGCCAAGGCCGCGGCGGCGTTCCACGCGCGCGCGTCGTGGCGCCCGCAGGGCCTCGCGGCCGCCGCGGCCCTGGCCACCGTCGCGTGGGCGGCCACCGCGCTCGCGCTCGGTCTCGCGTGCAAGGAGATGcgggccgccgcggcggcgcgcggGTGGCGGATGCGCGCGCTCGAGGCGCTCACCGCGACGCTGGCCGTCACGCAGCTCGCGTACGTGCTCATGCTgcaccgcgccgccgccgactccgactccgacgtcGACGCCGACACCCACGCCTACGCTGCCGCTGGCGACGACCAGTGCGAGCCTGGCTGCTCCACCGCTACCGAGGGCGACGACGTCGACTGCCAGGACCAggacgcgcagcagcagcaacatggccgccaccaccaccaccaccacaggcAGGGCGGCGGCGGGCCCTCGTGCAATGTCATGTGA